The nucleotide sequence AAGGTCTGCTTTAGCTAACCCATGAGTTACAGGtgtgatgcaggaatcactgggtgaaatccagtggcctgtgctatgcCGGAGGTCAGACGATGATCGGAactgtcccttctggccctaaaaatctatgaaacaCAAACTCCTGCAGCCTTCACTCTGCATTCTGCAACATGAAGCACCAGGCTCCTCCTTAACCATCTTGTAACCTCTTTCGAATCTACCCCATGCCCCAGGGCGGCCAGGGCCCCAAGCTAGGGAGAGTTACTCTTCCCAACCCTGGTACAGACTCCCAGGACCTAGGCATGTCCATGAGGAAGCAcagctttgaatttcctgactttgacCTCTTGCAGGTTGCAGCCACAGCATGCCCATAGCGGAGTTCTGTGCACTGCGTGGAGGATGCCCTGCGAATGGTATGATACAATGTGCTTTGCCATGGGTGGGCTCAGGGTTTGAATGGTAACCAGTGAAGCGAACTGAATTCCTGCCCGCAACCTCCAGTCCCTCCTCCGCTCCCACCCACACAGCTAGGTGCTCAGGGACCACAGTGATGGACAGACAGACCACGGGTTGGGACTATTGCTAACTGGGCTATGGAGACACTctgagaaaagagagaggaggaaCATTTCATTAAGCAATcatccctgctgcagctgggcgaGGTTATAACAGGTAAATTAATAGCATCCAGGGGGCCTGTAGCCTTGGGGCCCAGGCTGTCCCCCCGGATGCCATGGGGTCTCCTGGGTCAGAGGGGCTGGTCTGCAGGGAGGTGGAACCAAAGCAGGCAAGTGAATCATACTGTGGGTGCTTGGGATTTATTGTTACCAAGAGccagggaagatgaggaggtCCCTCGTCACACGCACCAGCAGGTTACCACAGCCACGCAGCGAGACACCCCTGCACACCACGCTGGCTGGAGAGGCTGGGGTTCTGTAACAGGCCGTGCGATGGTACGGCACACCAGCCCAGTCCcagaggggagggcaggaagcaTGCTGCACTTACAAGTGCTCTGGCCCCGATGACATGAGGGATgtgagcagagctgctggccggACCTGGGGCATGTGATCACAGATGAGCTGCTCCACAGCAACGGCGGGCAGGGGCACTCTGGGGCGGATGGGCCTGAGCTTTCTTCGGaagaccccttcccctccctcttcatAGAGTGCACCATGGTGGGGCCCACACTTCACACTGCTGCTGTCCCTGATTGCCACTCCTGGGGCCAGCTCAATGGAGTCCAGCAGGTTGCTGGGCTTCCAGTAGACATGGCTGCTGGGTTCAAGGCTTTTCCCTTTGGAAGGCAAATGCTGTGCTCTCTTGTCTGCGTGGCTCTGACAGAAAGCCTGGGCCAGCCCACCACTCTGCATGGGTCCCGTGTCCTGGAGCAGCTTAGTGCTAGTGAGCTCTCCCACCCCTGGCCCTTGGGCTGCATGGCGATGGGACTTCGTACTCCTCTGGCCACGCCCAGAGACGGTTTTGAGAACTTCCTGCCGCTTGGCCTCAACATCTGGATCCAGCACCTCCACCTGGGGCTTGATCCAGCACTTGGGTAGATGGGCTGGGTCCAGCTTGGGCATGGCGATGACTGAACCAAACTCATTGTACATCACGTCCTTGATCTTGGGGGGCCTGCCCGTCTGGATCTTCAGCAGGTTGCTGCAGGACATGGGCAGGAGCTGGTGAAGGCTGCAAAGATCCTCCTGTGGTGATTCCTCAGGCAGGGTCTGTGAGAGCTGCTGCCGGAGCAGCTCCTTCTCAGTCTCCTGTAGGGGCCTGGCCATGCTCTTAAGGCTGGCTGAGTGCAGCAGTCCTCGATGGGGCCTGTATGCTTTTCTGGTCTTAGgcaaggggggtggggctggggctggggctggggctggctgggaaagcAGATTCTGGGGCCTGGATGACTTTGCAGACTTGACCCCCTCCTCCTGAGAAGGCTGTTCTGACAGGGTGCCTGCTGGCACCTCGGGGGATCCTGTGTAGAACCGCGTCTCCTCATGGGAAAGTGTTTCCTCGGGGAGTTTGTCCAAAGACACCTGTTGGAAATAGCCATTAATGTAAAGAGAAAGCCTCAGCTTCACAGGCCAGAGTGGCCACCACACCCAGGACAAGCTGTTGCCCACTCAGTAGCAGGGCCTGAAGGCCATTTCTTCATACCCCAGCAAATGGGTGGAAGGCAAGAGCCAGGCCATAGTGCAGCGGGTGTTTGGGGTCAAGGTCTTCACTGTCAGAGAGGGAGCTGGTTGGTGAGGTCACGCTGGCACATCACTCCTCCCGCGCCCCTCCCAGTGGACAGCCTTGGCAGAACGAAGGGCTGAACTGACTCTGCTGTTCACCCTGAACCTCCTCTATGCCCCTCCTGCCCAAGCAGCTCCAAGAGATGTTCCACC is from Chelonia mydas isolate rCheMyd1 chromosome 4, rCheMyd1.pri.v2, whole genome shotgun sequence and encodes:
- the C4H2orf81 gene encoding uncharacterized protein C2orf81 homolog isoform X2; this translates as MTSRDRVPLSKSRAEKSRPPTVPIPQVDIIPGRLSESEWISLVTMEEGEDGVGDILAGMINQVMDECYKVYLARQCIPFTVSQARDAILQIAEWRFLARDEGEATVEEDATWQEEEEPVACVTDSWAQGSVPVMRTSLTLLPQGREVSLDKLPEETLSHEETRFYTGSPEVPAGTLSEQPSQEEGVKSAKSSRPQNLLSQPAPAPAPAPPPLPKTRKAYRPHRGLLHSASLKSMARPLQETEKELLRQQLSQTLPEESPQEDLCSLHQLLPMSCSNLLKIQTGRPPKIKDVMYNEFGSVIAMPKLDPAHLPKCWIKPQVEVLDPDVEAKRQEVLKTVSGRGQRSTKSHRHAAQGPGVGELTSTKLLQDTGPMQSGGLAQAFCQSHADKRAQHLPSKGKSLEPSSHVYWKPSNLLDSIELAPGVAIRDSSSVKCGPHHGALYEEGGEGVFRRKLRPIRPRVPLPAVAVEQLICDHMPQVRPAALLTSLMSSGPEHL
- the C4H2orf81 gene encoding uncharacterized protein C2orf81 homolog isoform X1; amino-acid sequence: METAQRVVRARASQRDDITARDGAGVALKMTSRDRVPLSKSRAEKSRPPTVPIPQVDIIPGRLSESEWISLVTMEEGEDGVGDILAGMINQVMDECYKVYLARQCIPFTVSQARDAILQIAEWRFLARDEGEATVEEDATWQEEEEPVACVTDSWAQGSVPVMRTSLTLLPQGREVSLDKLPEETLSHEETRFYTGSPEVPAGTLSEQPSQEEGVKSAKSSRPQNLLSQPAPAPAPAPPPLPKTRKAYRPHRGLLHSASLKSMARPLQETEKELLRQQLSQTLPEESPQEDLCSLHQLLPMSCSNLLKIQTGRPPKIKDVMYNEFGSVIAMPKLDPAHLPKCWIKPQVEVLDPDVEAKRQEVLKTVSGRGQRSTKSHRHAAQGPGVGELTSTKLLQDTGPMQSGGLAQAFCQSHADKRAQHLPSKGKSLEPSSHVYWKPSNLLDSIELAPGVAIRDSSSVKCGPHHGALYEEGGEGVFRRKLRPIRPRVPLPAVAVEQLICDHMPQVRPAALLTSLMSSGPEHL